Genomic segment of Myxococcus stipitatus:
GGCCGGATGACCATCGTCGACAGCAAGCCCGGTGAGCGCATCACCATCCGCCTCGAGTTCATCGAGCCCTTCGCCGCCGTCAACCAGGCCGAGTTCGTCCTCGCTGCGAACAACAACACCACCCAGGTCACCTGGAGCATGTCGGGCCCGAACACCTTCATGGGGAAGGCGATGATGGGCTTCGGCTTCATGGAGTCCTTCGTGGGCACGCAGCTGGAGAAGGGCCTGGAGGACCTGGACACCGTCGCGCGCGAGGAGGCTCGCAAGGCCACCCAGTCCGCGCAGGCGGAGCGCAACCGCCTCGCGCCCGCGCGCTGAAGCTCCCGGCCCTTCTTTCCCCGAGAGCGCTCATGATGATGCGGATGCTGTTCGGCCAACTCGGCTCACTGGCGCTCGAGCACCGCCGCCACCGCCTGGCCACCACTGGTACACAGCGTCACCAGCGCCAGCGACTGGCCCCGCCGCTCGAGCTCATCCAAGGCGGTCCCCACCAGGATGCTCCCCGTCGCGCCCAGGGGATGCCCCAGGGCGATGGCGCCTCCGTTGACGTTGACGCGGTCCAAGTCCAGCTCCAACGCCCGCGCCGTCTGTAGCACCACGGCCGCGAACGCTTCGTTGATTTCCCAGAGGTCGA
This window contains:
- a CDS encoding SRPBCC family protein, which produces MAKFMGSAVVALIAGLIVFIVTRPDSFHISRTRPIQASPEVVHGLINNFSKWPQWSPYEKVDPNMERTYEGAAEGVGAGYAWKGNKNIGAGRMTIVDSKPGERITIRLEFIEPFAAVNQAEFVLAANNNTTQVTWSMSGPNTFMGKAMMGFGFMESFVGTQLEKGLEDLDTVAREEARKATQSAQAERNRLAPAR